TTCTGCAAAAACTTCCATGACGGTCTTGCGACCTTTTTCATCGTTTGCGGTAGTCACCACGCCGCGGGGCTTGTTCATCATGAAATAGATTTTCTGATTAGCCTCGACTTTCTGGCCGTTGACGGTAATTTCGTCCTGTTCTCGGGCGGGGGCGTCGGGATCAAGTACCTGGCGCCCATTCAGTTTTACGCATCCTTCACGAACAAGAGCCTCTGCCTTGCTACGGCTGCAAAAGCCCCGTTTGGAGATGACGCGGGCGACGCCGTGGGCGCCTTTGGATGGTTTATTGCTCTTGAAATGCATTGCTGATTAAAGTATATAGCTTTTTGTTCAGTTCGTTGTTCAACTGGTCTGCATTTCCCGCATCCGAAAAGTCGCAGTCCTTTCCCCGTTCCCCGCAGATGTCTACGCCTAGAATCCTGTGGTTCTTAAAAAGTACGAGCAGGGTTTCTTCCAGCTGCGTATAGGTAAGGCTTCCCTGATCCCAGTTGGTGGCTGCGTCTTCCTTGCAAAGGGCGTCCTTGTCGATGCTGATGTAAACGTTCGATGTGGATGGAATTTGCGCCAGGACCTGTTCTGCCACGGGAGCTCCGTCCAGGACGTCGCTTTCCTTGATGAAGGTCACTCGGTCGACGTATTTGTCGAATTCTGCGGTAGGGTCTTTTTTCAAGTCTTCGATCAGTTGGTCGGATACCCCAATCAGGATTACGTTTTGAACATTCTTGTTGTGGTCGAGGACTTCCTTGACCCATCCGCCACAACTCAGTATCCCTTCAAAGCGGGGAGGCTGCATGTCGGGATGATGATCAAAAATGACCAGGCTAAACTGCTTTTCAAGCGGGTCTGTCCACAGCTTGCTCATGTAATGATAATTGCCGTTATCGAAGAAGTGGACGCCTGGATGTTCACCGGAATTCTTGTGTACAAAAGGTCGAATTTCCGCCTGTGCATCATCGTCGCAATAGCAGTCTGTACCATTAATTTGGGTGCAATCAAGCCAATTTACATCAGAATTTTGTTTAAGTTCCAGCATGAAAGGCTGTTCTTTGTAAACAAAAGTAAAATCCTGAACGCTTGTTAGAAATTTCATACCGCAAAATTACAAAAAAATTTATTTTTGGCGCCATGATGACCAAGAAACATGTTGCTGTAATTCTTTCGATTATTTCCGTTCTTGCGATCGCCTTTTTTGTCCGCGGCTGGTATGTTTTCTACCAGTGTGGCGCTGTGGAACAGTGCCTGGCGGATTCTAGCTATTTCCAGCATATTGCCAAGTTCTCTGTAACCACCCTCATCACCATTATGGCCTTGTTCTGTGGTAGTAAATACTGTATTTGCAAGCGTGACCGCAGACTTCTCCAGGTAGGCATGCTTTGCGCTTTCTGTGCCGATATTTGCTTCAAGATCCTGCACAATGTGACTCATTTGTTTGAGCATAGTGCTGATTATACTTTGATGGGCATTAACTTCTTTATGGTTTTCCAGTCCATCTTTATTTATCGCCACACTCGTACCAGTGATACGGATGATCATGTTCCTTGGATTATTGTAATTCCCTTTGCAGTGATGTTCGTTTTCAATGCGCTTCACCTTTTCGGTGTGTTTGAAGCAGCCCTGATTCCTACTGTTGCAACTTATGCCGCATTCCTGATCTGCTCTCTGATTGTGGCTTGTAATGTCCCGAAGATTGGCTATTTCTCTCCGAAGAATTCGACCATCATCAAGTATGGCATGATTTTGTTCTTCCTTGGTGATGTTTGCGTGGGCTTGTCCCTTGCAACTGGCCCGGATCACAGTATCCAGGAAATTGTGGCTACTGTTGCCAATAATTTCGTCTGGTATTTCTATGTACCCGCTCTCCTTTGCCTGGTATTGAGCGGCTACAAGAGAGATTAATTCTGGATTCGGAATTCTTCAAGAACGACATCCTTCTCGTTGGGGCGAGAATTCTTCGTTAATAGGTAGAAGATGGGGGTGTCGCAGGCGGCAAGCAGCATCTTGAATACGTACTGGCCTACCATCATGGAAAGGAGAACGGGACGCATTTCTGCTTGGAACAGCCAACCAAAACCAAGGCCGAAAGCGATGCCGATAAATACCACGGTATCCAGGATCTGGCTGGTCATGGTAGAAGCATTGTTCCAGATCCAGCGATGTTTCGTATCCCCATGTTTTGCGATGTAGCGGTCACGGATATTGTGGAATACCCAGATGTCCCATTTTTGGGCGATGAGGTAGCCTGCAAGACTTGCCACCACGAATACCCAGTTTTGTCCCAGGAGCTTCACGTAGGTTTCTTGCATGTTGGCATCCGCTGCGGGGAGGTGCTGGGTCAGCAATATCAAGAGGGTGGCGAATACTTGACCCACTAAGCCGAAAATGACCGCCTTGTTGGCTTCTTTCTTTCCCCAGATTTCTCCGATGACATCAGTAGCGAGAAAAGTGAATGCGTAGCAAACTCCTGCGCCAGGCAAGGTAATTTTGCTTCCAAAAAGGCTAAAGCCCGTGTACATCAGTTTGGCAGTGACTACGTTTGATATGACGAGGCCGACGGTAAAGATGATATTCAGAAGAATTAAGTTTTCGTTAGTCTTTTTCATTGTTTTAAATCCTTATGGGATTGCAGGGTCCTTTGCGTTGTTGGCTTCGAATGCTCGGGCGCGATCGATGCAGGTGCCGCATTCGCCGCAGGGCTTTTCGCCACCTTCGTAGCAACTCCAGGTCAGTTCAAAGGGTACCTTCAGCTCGAGGCCTTTTTTGACGACTTCTGCTTTTGAAAGTCCTGCGAAAGGCGCTGTGACGCGAACCTGCTCGTAGGTGCCGATGGAGATGGCTTTGCTCATGGTATTCACGAATTCTTCGCTGCAGTCGGCGTAGGCGTTGCCGGCGGCATCATCGCCATGGGCGCCCAGGTAAATTTCAACGTCATCATTTTCAAAAATGCTTTGGGCGAGGCTTGCACAGACGCTGAGCATTAAACCGTTGCGGAAGGGAACGTAAGTGGAAACTTTCCCTTTGGCGGCGGCAGGCTGCGTGATGCTTGCGGGCTGCATGACGGCTTCTGCTGCGGCCTTGTTGTCGGCAATTTGCTGCTCGTAGCTTTTGTGCTCGATCGCTTGATTAGATTGGCTTAGCAGGGAACAGTTGGAAAATTGCAGCACGCTGGACAAGTCAAATTCGTAATGGGCAAGCTTGTAATAATCAGCAACCTTGCGGGCGCATTCCAGTTCCTTGTTGTGTTTTTGACCGTAAAAAATTGAAGTGGTGGCGACGTTTTCTGCACCGTACTTTGCCACAGCCATGGCAACGCACACGGTAGAATCAACACCGCCCGAAGAAAGGACGATTGCTTTTTTCATATTGAAATCAGGTATGAGGTCGCAGCCCTATTGGACTGCTTTGATGTGCGAGATGAGAAAAAATGAAAGTTTATAACTACCAACAGCCAACAATCAACTGTCTACTACTTATACTCTCTGCGGTCGACGCTTGCGAACAAGCGGTCGATTGCCTTCTGTTCGTACACGGTACCCGGTTTGCCGTAGTTGGCGAAGGGGTAGATGGAAATTCCACCGCGGGGAGTGAAAATACCTTCCACTTCGATGTACTTCGGGTCCAGAAGTTTTACCAAGTCCTTCATGATGATATTGGCGCAGTCTTCGTGGAAGTCACCGTGATTGCGGAAACTGAAAAGGTACAGCTTCAAGGACTTGGATTCCACAATGTACTGGTCCGGCACGTAGTTGATGCGGATTTCCGCAAAGTCCGGCTGACCTGTTTTCGGGCAGAGGGATGTAAATTCCGGGCAGTTCAGCATGACCATGTAGTCATTGTCCGGATGCTTGTTGGGGAATCGTTCCAATACTTCGGGATCGTAATCGTATTTGTACTTGGTGTTCTGATTGCCAAGTAAGGTGACGCCTTCAAGTTCTGCGTCGGTGCGGCCGCATTTCTCGGTCATTTTAGCTCCTAGTTTTGTTTTGAGACAGGAGGTTTTCGAACTGTCTACTTTGTTAAGCGGGGAGCAATGTAGAAAAAATTGGGAAGGCTTTCAAGGTTTGCAAGGTGAAGTGCGCCCCTTGATGCCCTATTTAAACCGTTTGCAGAATTTGCAACTTTGGCAGAAGGGATGGCGAAGTTCGTGATTTGCGAATCCTTCACGGATATTTGTAGCCATGGGGGAGGATAGAATTTCTGTCAAGGAATTTTCCTGAATATGGCCTAAGGTGATTTGACCGCTATGATCTAGACAGCAGGCCACAACGCGGCCATCGTGGAGAATGGCGCAGTGAGTGTCCAGGGCGCGACAAGTTCCTTTTGAGGAAAGAGTCTCGCCACCTGCGGGCCATTCAAAGCGGGAGTCCTGATGAATATAAATGCGGCCTTCCACAAGGAAGCTTTTGTGACGGCTGCAAAAATGTTCCAAAGTAATGGGAGCGCGGTTTTGCTCAGCAGCGCTGTTCTGGCCTGCGACGCAGTTCTCGCTTGAGGAGTCCGTGCGACCAAATGCTTCATTCACCTGCTTCAGCATGTAGTTGTTCCAAGCGTTGGAACTTTCGTCACCTACGTTCCAAAGACGTAAATTGATGTACAAGTCCGGCCGTTCCACGGCAGCCATGCGGCAGAAATCCAGAACGTTTTGCAAATAACTGCGGGCTTCATCCAAAGGCAATTCTGCGTAAGCGTGGGTGGAAAAATTCACTTGACGCACGGCGGAAGAGGCAAGAATGGCTTTCCCTACACGCTCAATGGTGGTGCCGTTGGTGGTGAGTGTTAGTTGTAACTTCTTGTCATTAATTCTGACGCTTGAAACCTGCTCCAATTTTTTAAGGAAATTTCCAAAGCTCGGATGGAGCGTAGGTTCTCCAAGTACATGGAAGTATACTTGTTCTGTAACGGTTGCTGCTTCCCTTAAACAACGTTCAAAAAGTTCCGACGACATGAAGGTTCGCGGCGTAGAATCGGCACGGGATCCGCAGGGGCAGAAACTGCAGTGCAGATTGCAGACATCCGTGATTTCAATATAAACGCCGTTCATTCTTGAGTGTCTTGCCACAGTGCGTCATGCCGAACTTGTTTCGGCATCAGCT
Above is a window of Fibrobacter sp. UWR4 DNA encoding:
- a CDS encoding radical SAM/SPASM domain-containing protein → MNGVYIEITDVCNLHCSFCPCGSRADSTPRTFMSSELFERCLREAATVTEQVYFHVLGEPTLHPSFGNFLKKLEQVSSVRINDKKLQLTLTTNGTTIERVGKAILASSAVRQVNFSTHAYAELPLDEARSYLQNVLDFCRMAAVERPDLYINLRLWNVGDESSNAWNNYMLKQVNEAFGRTDSSSENCVAGQNSAAEQNRAPITLEHFCSRHKSFLVEGRIYIHQDSRFEWPAGGETLSSKGTCRALDTHCAILHDGRVVACCLDHSGQITLGHIQENSLTEILSSPMATNIREGFANHELRHPFCQSCKFCKRFK
- a CDS encoding arginase family protein — translated: MKFLTSVQDFTFVYKEQPFMLELKQNSDVNWLDCTQINGTDCYCDDDAQAEIRPFVHKNSGEHPGVHFFDNGNYHYMSKLWTDPLEKQFSLVIFDHHPDMQPPRFEGILSCGGWVKEVLDHNKNVQNVILIGVSDQLIEDLKKDPTAEFDKYVDRVTFIKESDVLDGAPVAEQVLAQIPSTSNVYISIDKDALCKEDAATNWDQGSLTYTQLEETLLVLFKNHRILGVDICGERGKDCDFSDAGNADQLNNELNKKLYTLISNAFQEQ
- the queC gene encoding 7-cyano-7-deazaguanine synthase QueC, which gives rise to MKKAIVLSSGGVDSTVCVAMAVAKYGAENVATTSIFYGQKHNKELECARKVADYYKLAHYEFDLSSVLQFSNCSLLSQSNQAIEHKSYEQQIADNKAAAEAVMQPASITQPAAAKGKVSTYVPFRNGLMLSVCASLAQSIFENDDVEIYLGAHGDDAAGNAYADCSEEFVNTMSKAISIGTYEQVRVTAPFAGLSKAEVVKKGLELKVPFELTWSCYEGGEKPCGECGTCIDRARAFEANNAKDPAIP
- the queF gene encoding preQ(1) synthase, yielding MTEKCGRTDAELEGVTLLGNQNTKYKYDYDPEVLERFPNKHPDNDYMVMLNCPEFTSLCPKTGQPDFAEIRINYVPDQYIVESKSLKLYLFSFRNHGDFHEDCANIIMKDLVKLLDPKYIEVEGIFTPRGGISIYPFANYGKPGTVYEQKAIDRLFASVDRREYK
- a CDS encoding queuosine precursor transporter; amino-acid sequence: MKKTNENLILLNIIFTVGLVISNVVTAKLMYTGFSLFGSKITLPGAGVCYAFTFLATDVIGEIWGKKEANKAVIFGLVGQVFATLLILLTQHLPAADANMQETYVKLLGQNWVFVVASLAGYLIAQKWDIWVFHNIRDRYIAKHGDTKHRWIWNNASTMTSQILDTVVFIGIAFGLGFGWLFQAEMRPVLLSMMVGQYVFKMLLAACDTPIFYLLTKNSRPNEKDVVLEEFRIQN